The following coding sequences lie in one SAR202 cluster bacterium genomic window:
- a CDS encoding bifunctional nuclease family protein translates to MHEVNVDSIRVSLVNYQRVVILKDKTSGKSIPIWIGSAEADSIAVKLQGVSVPRPLTHDLMKSMIDLFNGELQCINVTDLEDETFFAQLVFNAKGKLLELDARPSDAIAIAVRAEVPIYVADKVLEKAGVFLDEEGNPLNKTTKNESTSESQNSKDLSSDEINSMSAFSEFISGLDMEGLGNSDNKQ, encoded by the coding sequence ATGCATGAAGTGAATGTCGATAGTATTAGGGTTAGCTTAGTTAATTATCAGCGTGTTGTTATTTTGAAAGATAAGACTTCTGGTAAATCTATTCCTATCTGGATCGGCTCTGCTGAGGCAGATTCTATAGCGGTCAAACTTCAAGGAGTTTCAGTCCCACGACCATTAACCCACGATTTAATGAAATCTATGATTGATTTATTTAATGGTGAACTGCAATGCATAAATGTGACAGATCTTGAAGACGAAACTTTCTTTGCTCAGTTGGTATTCAATGCAAAAGGAAAATTATTGGAACTAGATGCACGACCAAGTGATGCAATAGCTATAGCTGTTCGCGCAGAAGTTCCTATATATGTTGCAGACAAAGTCTTAGAAAAGGCTGGAGTATTTTTGGATGAAGAAGGGAATCCTCTTAATAAGACAACAAAAAATGAGAGCACCTCTGAGTCCCAAAATTCTAAAGATTTATCTTCAGATGAGATAAATAGCATGTCTGCTTTTTCCGAATTTATTAGTGGTTTAGACATGGAAGGTTTAGGGAACTCAGATAATAAGCAATAG